Proteins from a genomic interval of Mycolicibacterium grossiae:
- a CDS encoding deoxyribonuclease IV, with amino-acid sequence MLIGSHVHNDDPLAAAAAEDADVVQFFLGDPQSWKKPKPREDAAALKASSTPLYVHAPYLINVASANNRVRIPSRKILQDTCDAATEVGATAVIVHGGHADDKDTEAGFERWVKALDALQTDMPVYLENTAGGDHAMARHFDTIARLWDRIGDMGIGFCLDTCHAWAAGEALIDAVERIKAITGRIDLVHCNDSRDASGSGADRHANFGMGQIDPQLLVAVVRAAEAPVICETSDEGRKDDIAFLRDHLG; translated from the coding sequence GTGTTGATCGGCTCGCATGTGCACAACGACGACCCGCTGGCGGCCGCGGCCGCCGAGGACGCCGACGTCGTCCAGTTCTTCCTCGGCGACCCGCAGAGCTGGAAGAAGCCGAAACCGCGGGAGGACGCGGCGGCGCTCAAGGCGTCGTCGACCCCGCTGTACGTGCACGCGCCGTACCTGATCAACGTGGCGTCGGCCAACAACCGGGTGCGCATCCCGTCGCGAAAGATCCTGCAGGACACGTGCGATGCAGCGACCGAGGTCGGCGCCACCGCGGTGATCGTGCACGGTGGGCACGCCGACGACAAGGACACCGAGGCCGGTTTCGAGCGCTGGGTCAAGGCGCTCGACGCGCTGCAGACCGACATGCCGGTGTACCTGGAGAACACCGCGGGCGGCGATCACGCGATGGCCCGGCACTTCGACACCATCGCCCGGCTGTGGGACCGCATCGGCGACATGGGCATCGGCTTCTGCCTCGACACGTGCCACGCCTGGGCGGCGGGCGAGGCGTTGATCGACGCCGTCGAGCGGATCAAGGCGATCACCGGACGAATCGATCTGGTGCACTGCAACGACTCCCGCGACGCCTCCGGCTCGGGCGCCGACCGGCACGCCAACTTCGGCATGGGTCAGATCGACCCGCAGCTGCTCGTCGCGGTGGTGCGTGCGGCCGAAGCGCCGGTGATCTGCGAGACCTCCGACGAGGGCCGCAAGGACGACATCGCGTTCCTGCGGGACCACCTGGGCTGA
- a CDS encoding DNA-directed RNA polymerase subunit beta', whose product MLDVNFFDELRIGLATADDIRNWSYGEVKKPETINYRTLKPEKDGLFCEKIFGPTRDWECYCGKYKRVRFKGIVCERCGVEVTRAKVRRERMGHIELAAPVTHIWYFKGVPSRLGYLLDLAPKDLEKIIYFAAYVITDVDNEMRHNELSTLEAEMVVEKKAVEDQRDLDLAERSQKLEADLAELERDGAKSDVRRKVRDGGEREMRQLRDRAQRELDRLDEIWTTFTKLAPKQLIVDEVLYRELQDRYGEYFTGAMGAESIKKLIETFDIEAEAESLRDTIKNGKGQKKLRALKRLKVVAAFQQSGNSPLGMVLDAVPVIPPELRPMVQLDGGRFATSDLNDLYRRVINRNNRLKRLIDLGAPEIIVNNEKRMLQESVDALFDNGRRGRPVTGPGNRPLKSLSDLLKGKQGRFRQNLLGKRVDYSGRSVIVVGPQLKLHQCGLPKLMALELFKPFVMKRLVDLNHAQNIKSAKRMVERQRPQVWDVLEEVIAEHPVLLNRAPTLHRLGIQAFEPQLVEGKAIQLHPLVCEAFNADFDGDQMAVHLPLSAEAQAEARILMLSSNNILSPASGKPLAMPRLDMVTGLYYLTTLIEGDTGEYTPAAKDAPEEGVYSSPAEAIMARDLGALSVRAKIKVRLTHLRPSAAKEAELFGDEGWKPGDAWTAETTLGRVLFNELLPKGYPFVDEQMHKKVQARIINDLAERYPMIVVAQTVDKLKDAGFYWATRSGVTVSMADVLVPPQKQEILERHEAEADSIEKQYQRGKLNHEERNGELVKIWQKATEEVGEALEAYYPSDNPIITIVKSGATGNLTQTRTLAGMKGLVTNPKGEYIPRPIKSSFREGLTVLEYFINTHGARKGLADTALRTADSGYLTRRLVDVSQDVIVRETDCDTERGIAVTLAEQDATGALIRDAHVETAAFARTLASDAVDENGTVIVERGHDLGDPAIDALLAAGISQVRVRSVLTCASAAGVCAMCYGRSMATGKLVDIGEAVGIVAAQSIGEPGTQLTMRTFHQGGVTGGADIVGGLPRVQELFEARVPRNTAPIADVSGRIRLEESDKFYKITIVPDDGGEEVVYDKISRRQRLKVFKHDDGSERLLADGDHVEVGQQLMEGSANPHEVLRVQGQRSVQQHLVNEVQEVYRAQGVSIHDKHIEVIVRQMLRRVTIIDSGSTEFLPGSLTERAEFESENRRVVAEGGEPAAGRPVLMGITKASLATDSWLSAASFQETTRVLTDAAINCRSDKLQGLKENVIIGKLIPAGTGIDRYRNIQVQPTEEARAAAYTIPSYEDQYYSPDFGQASGAAVPLDDYGFSDYR is encoded by the coding sequence GTGCTAGACGTCAACTTCTTCGATGAACTCCGCATCGGTCTGGCGACCGCGGACGACATCCGCAACTGGTCCTACGGCGAGGTCAAGAAGCCGGAGACCATCAACTACCGCACGCTGAAGCCGGAGAAGGACGGCCTGTTCTGCGAGAAGATCTTCGGACCGACTCGCGACTGGGAGTGCTACTGCGGCAAGTACAAGCGCGTCCGCTTCAAGGGCATCGTCTGCGAGCGCTGCGGCGTCGAGGTCACTCGCGCCAAGGTGCGCCGCGAGCGGATGGGCCACATCGAGCTGGCCGCGCCGGTCACGCACATCTGGTACTTCAAGGGCGTGCCCAGCCGGCTCGGCTACCTGCTCGACCTGGCGCCCAAGGATCTCGAGAAGATCATCTACTTCGCGGCCTACGTCATCACCGACGTGGACAACGAGATGCGGCACAACGAGCTGTCGACGCTCGAGGCCGAGATGGTCGTCGAGAAGAAGGCCGTCGAGGACCAGCGTGACCTGGACCTGGCCGAGCGGAGCCAGAAGCTCGAGGCCGACCTGGCCGAGCTGGAGCGCGACGGCGCCAAGAGCGACGTGCGGCGCAAGGTGCGCGACGGTGGCGAGCGCGAGATGCGTCAGCTCCGGGACCGGGCCCAGCGCGAGCTGGACCGGCTCGACGAGATCTGGACGACGTTCACCAAGCTGGCTCCCAAGCAGCTGATCGTCGACGAGGTGCTCTACCGCGAGCTGCAGGACCGCTACGGCGAGTACTTCACCGGCGCCATGGGTGCGGAGTCGATCAAGAAGCTCATCGAGACCTTCGACATCGAGGCCGAGGCGGAGTCGCTGCGCGACACCATCAAGAACGGCAAGGGGCAGAAGAAGCTCCGTGCGCTCAAGCGGCTCAAGGTCGTCGCGGCGTTCCAGCAGTCCGGCAACTCGCCGCTCGGCATGGTGCTCGACGCCGTCCCGGTGATCCCGCCGGAGCTGCGCCCGATGGTGCAGCTCGATGGTGGCCGCTTCGCGACGAGCGACCTGAACGACCTGTACCGCCGCGTGATCAACCGCAACAACCGGTTGAAGCGACTGATCGACCTCGGCGCGCCCGAGATCATTGTCAACAACGAGAAGCGCATGCTGCAGGAGTCGGTGGACGCGCTGTTCGACAACGGCCGCCGCGGCCGTCCGGTCACCGGACCGGGCAACCGTCCGCTCAAGTCGCTGTCCGATCTGCTCAAGGGCAAGCAGGGCCGGTTCCGCCAGAACCTGCTCGGCAAGCGCGTCGACTACTCGGGCCGTTCGGTCATCGTCGTCGGCCCGCAGCTCAAGCTGCACCAGTGCGGTCTGCCGAAGCTGATGGCGCTCGAGCTGTTCAAGCCGTTCGTGATGAAGCGTCTGGTCGACCTGAACCACGCGCAGAACATCAAGAGCGCCAAGCGCATGGTGGAGCGTCAGCGTCCGCAGGTGTGGGACGTCCTCGAAGAGGTCATCGCCGAGCACCCGGTGCTGCTGAACCGCGCACCGACGCTGCACCGCCTGGGCATCCAGGCCTTCGAGCCGCAGCTGGTCGAGGGCAAGGCCATCCAGCTGCACCCGCTGGTCTGCGAGGCGTTCAACGCGGACTTCGACGGTGACCAGATGGCCGTGCACCTTCCGCTGAGCGCGGAGGCGCAGGCCGAGGCGCGCATCCTGATGCTGTCGTCCAACAACATCCTGTCCCCGGCGTCCGGCAAGCCGCTGGCCATGCCGCGTCTGGACATGGTGACGGGCCTGTACTACCTGACCACCCTCATCGAGGGCGACACGGGCGAGTACACGCCGGCCGCCAAGGATGCTCCGGAGGAGGGCGTCTACAGCAGCCCGGCCGAGGCCATCATGGCCCGCGACCTGGGTGCGCTGTCGGTGCGGGCGAAGATCAAGGTGCGCCTGACGCACCTGCGTCCGTCGGCCGCCAAGGAAGCCGAGCTGTTCGGCGACGAGGGCTGGAAGCCGGGCGACGCCTGGACCGCCGAGACCACGCTGGGTCGCGTGCTGTTCAACGAGCTGCTGCCGAAGGGCTACCCGTTCGTCGACGAGCAGATGCACAAGAAGGTCCAGGCCCGGATCATCAACGACCTGGCCGAGCGCTACCCGATGATCGTCGTGGCGCAGACCGTCGACAAGCTCAAGGACGCCGGCTTCTACTGGGCGACCCGCTCGGGTGTCACCGTGTCGATGGCCGACGTGCTGGTGCCGCCGCAGAAGCAGGAGATCCTGGAGCGGCACGAGGCCGAGGCCGACTCGATCGAGAAGCAGTACCAGCGCGGCAAGCTCAACCACGAGGAGCGCAACGGCGAGCTGGTCAAGATCTGGCAGAAGGCCACCGAAGAGGTCGGTGAGGCGCTCGAGGCGTACTACCCGTCCGACAACCCGATCATCACGATCGTGAAGTCCGGTGCCACGGGCAACCTGACCCAGACCCGCACGCTCGCAGGCATGAAGGGTCTGGTGACCAACCCGAAGGGCGAGTACATCCCGCGTCCGATCAAGTCCTCGTTCCGCGAGGGCCTGACGGTGCTGGAGTACTTCATCAACACCCACGGTGCCCGCAAGGGTCTGGCCGACACCGCGCTGCGTACCGCCGACTCGGGTTACCTGACCCGTCGTCTGGTGGACGTCAGCCAGGACGTCATCGTCCGCGAGACCGACTGCGACACCGAGCGCGGCATCGCCGTCACGCTCGCCGAGCAGGACGCCACCGGCGCCCTGATCCGGGACGCGCACGTCGAGACCGCGGCGTTCGCCCGCACCCTGGCCAGTGACGCGGTCGACGAGAACGGCACCGTGATCGTCGAGCGTGGCCACGACCTGGGCGACCCGGCGATCGACGCGCTGCTCGCGGCGGGGATCTCGCAGGTGCGGGTGCGTTCGGTGCTCACGTGCGCCAGCGCGGCCGGCGTCTGCGCGATGTGCTACGGCCGCTCGATGGCGACGGGCAAGCTCGTCGACATCGGCGAGGCCGTCGGCATCGTCGCCGCGCAGTCCATCGGTGAGCCCGGTACGCAGCTGACCATGCGTACCTTCCACCAGGGTGGCGTCACGGGCGGCGCCGACATCGTCGGTGGTCTGCCCCGTGTGCAGGAGCTGTTCGAGGCCCGCGTGCCGCGCAACACCGCGCCGATCGCGGACGTCTCGGGCCGGATCCGGCTGGAGGAGAGCGACAAGTTCTACAAGATCACGATCGTGCCGGACGACGGTGGCGAGGAAGTGGTCTACGACAAGATCTCTCGCCGCCAGCGCCTGAAGGTGTTCAAGCACGACGATGGCAGCGAACGCCTCCTGGCCGACGGTGACCACGTCGAGGTCGGCCAGCAGCTGATGGAGGGTTCGGCCAACCCGCACGAGGTTCTCCGCGTGCAGGGTCAGCGGAGCGTCCAGCAGCACCTCGTCAACGAGGTGCAGGAGGTCTACCGCGCCCAGGGTGTGTCGATCCACGACAAGCACATCGAGGTCATCGTCCGGCAGATGCTGCGTCGCGTCACGATCATCGACTCGGGCTCGACGGAGTTCCTGCCCGGCTCGCTGACCGAGCGTGCGGAGTTCGAGTCGGAGAACCGTCGCGTCGTGGCCGAAGGTGGCGAGCCCGCCGCCGGACGCCCGGTGCTGATGGGCATCACGAAGGCATCGCTGGCCACCGATTCGTGGCTGTCGGCGGCGTCGTTCCAGGAGACCACCCGCGTGCTGACCGATGCGGCGATCAACTGCCGCAGCGACAAGCTGCAGGGTCTGAAGGAGAACGTGATCATCGGCAAGCTGATCCCGGCCGGCACCGGCATCGACCGGTACCGGAACATCCAGGTGCAGCCGACCGAGGAGGCTCGGGCCGCCGCGTACACGATCCCGTCCTACGAGGATCAGTACTACAGCCCGGACTTCGGTCAGGCGTCGGGCGCTGCGGTGCCGCTGGACGACTACGGTTTCAGCGACTACCGGTAG
- the rpoB gene encoding DNA-directed RNA polymerase subunit beta — protein MLEGRILAVSSQSKSVDNNNSVPGAPNRVSFAKLREPLEVPGLLDVQTDSFEWLIGSEAWRQKAIERGEPSPKGGLEEVLEELSPIEDFAGNLSLTFSDPRFDEVKASVDDCKEKDQTYAAPLFVTAEFMNAESGEIKSQTVFMGDFPMMTEKGTFIINGTERVVVSQLVRSPGVYFDKTKDKATENDLTSVKVIPGRGAWLEFDVDKRATVGVRIDRKRRQPVTVLLKALGWTNEQIVERFGFSEIMMSTLEKDSTAGPDEALLDIYRKLRPGEPPTKESAQTLLENLFFKEKRYDLARVGRYKVNKKLGLNPDAPITSSTLTPEDIAATIEYLVRLHEAPPDQTPMMTAPGGVEVPVEVDDIDHFGNRRLRTVGELIQNQIRVGLSRMERVVRERMTTQDVEAITPQTLINIRPVVAAIKEFFGTSQLSQFMDQNNPLSGLTHKRRLSALGPGGLSRERAGLEVRDVHASHYGRMCPIETPEGPNIGLIGSLSVYARVNPFGFIETPYRKVVDGVVTDEIVHLTADEEDRHVVAQANSPLDGTGRFTEDRILVRRKGGEVEYVSSGEVDYMDVSPRQMVSVATAMIPFLEHDDANRALMGANMQRQAVPLVRSEAPLVGTGMELRAAIDAGDVVVSAKAGVVEEVSADYVTVMADDGSRHTYRMRKFARSNHGTCANQRPIVDSGQRVEAGQVIADGPCTENGEMALGKNLLVAVMPWEGHNYEDAIILSQRLVEEDVLTSIHIEEHEIDARDTKLGAEEITRDIPNVSDEVLADLDERGIVRIGAEVRDGDILVGKVTPKGETELTPEERLLRAIFGEKAREVRDTSLKVPHGESGKVIGVRVFSREDDDELPAGVNELVRVYVAQKRKISDGDKLAGRHGNKGVIGKILPVEDMPFMPDGTPVDIILNTHGVPRRMNIGQILETHLGWVAKAGWNVDVANGTPEWAGNMPEHMLSAPADSIVSTPVFDGARENELQGLLGSTLPNRDGDVMVDADGKSQLFDGRSGEPFPYPVTVGYMYILKLHHLVDDKIHARSTGPYSMITQQPLGGKAQFGGQRFGEMECWAMQAYGAAYTLQELLTIKSDDTVGRVKVYEAIVKGENIPEPGIPESFKVLLKELQSLCLNVEVLSSEGTAIEMRDTDDEDLERAAANLGINLSRNESPSVEDLA, from the coding sequence GTGCTGGAAGGACGCATCTTGGCAGTCTCTAGCCAGAGCAAGTCAGTCGACAACAACAACTCCGTTCCCGGAGCACCCAACCGAGTCTCCTTCGCCAAGCTCCGCGAACCCCTCGAGGTTCCGGGGCTTCTCGACGTTCAGACCGACTCGTTCGAGTGGCTCATCGGGTCCGAGGCGTGGCGTCAGAAGGCCATCGAGCGTGGCGAGCCCAGCCCCAAGGGCGGCCTCGAAGAGGTGCTCGAGGAGCTGTCGCCGATCGAGGACTTCGCGGGCAACCTGTCGCTGACCTTCTCCGATCCGCGCTTCGACGAGGTGAAGGCCTCGGTCGACGACTGCAAGGAGAAGGACCAGACCTACGCGGCGCCGCTGTTCGTCACCGCGGAGTTCATGAACGCCGAGAGCGGCGAGATCAAGAGCCAGACGGTCTTCATGGGTGACTTCCCGATGATGACCGAGAAGGGCACCTTCATCATCAACGGCACCGAGCGTGTCGTCGTGAGCCAACTGGTCCGTTCGCCGGGCGTGTACTTCGACAAGACGAAGGACAAGGCCACCGAGAACGACCTCACCAGCGTGAAGGTCATCCCGGGCCGCGGCGCCTGGCTCGAGTTCGACGTCGACAAGCGCGCCACCGTCGGCGTGCGCATCGACCGCAAGCGCCGCCAGCCGGTCACCGTGCTGCTGAAGGCGCTCGGCTGGACCAACGAGCAGATCGTGGAGCGCTTCGGCTTCTCCGAGATCATGATGAGCACGCTCGAGAAGGACAGCACCGCGGGTCCCGACGAGGCGCTGCTGGACATCTACCGGAAGCTGCGTCCGGGCGAGCCGCCGACCAAGGAGTCCGCGCAGACCCTGCTGGAGAACCTGTTCTTCAAGGAGAAGCGCTACGACCTCGCCCGCGTCGGCCGCTACAAGGTCAACAAGAAGCTCGGTCTCAACCCCGATGCCCCGATCACCAGCTCCACGCTGACGCCGGAGGACATCGCGGCCACCATCGAGTACCTGGTGCGCCTGCACGAGGCGCCGCCGGACCAGACCCCGATGATGACCGCCCCCGGCGGCGTCGAGGTGCCGGTCGAGGTGGACGACATCGACCACTTCGGCAACCGTCGTCTGCGTACCGTCGGCGAGCTGATCCAGAACCAGATCCGCGTGGGCCTGTCCCGCATGGAGCGCGTGGTCCGCGAGCGCATGACCACGCAGGACGTCGAGGCGATCACGCCGCAGACCCTGATCAACATCCGTCCCGTCGTGGCGGCGATCAAGGAGTTCTTCGGCACCAGCCAGCTGTCGCAGTTCATGGACCAGAACAACCCGCTGTCGGGTCTGACCCACAAGCGCCGCCTGTCGGCGCTGGGCCCCGGCGGTCTGTCCCGTGAGCGCGCCGGCCTCGAGGTCCGTGACGTGCACGCCAGCCACTACGGCCGCATGTGCCCGATCGAGACCCCCGAGGGTCCGAACATCGGTCTGATCGGCTCGCTGTCGGTGTACGCGCGGGTCAACCCGTTCGGCTTCATCGAGACCCCGTACCGCAAGGTCGTCGACGGCGTCGTCACCGACGAGATCGTGCATCTGACCGCCGACGAGGAGGACCGCCACGTCGTGGCGCAGGCCAACTCGCCGCTGGATGGGACCGGCCGCTTCACCGAGGACCGCATCCTGGTCCGCCGCAAGGGTGGCGAGGTCGAGTACGTGTCGTCCGGCGAGGTCGACTACATGGACGTCTCGCCGCGCCAGATGGTGTCGGTCGCGACGGCGATGATCCCGTTCCTCGAGCACGACGACGCCAACCGCGCCCTGATGGGTGCCAACATGCAGCGCCAGGCGGTTCCGCTGGTGCGCAGCGAGGCGCCGCTGGTCGGCACCGGCATGGAGCTGCGTGCCGCGATCGACGCCGGCGACGTGGTGGTGTCCGCCAAGGCCGGCGTGGTCGAGGAGGTCTCCGCCGACTACGTCACCGTGATGGCCGACGACGGCAGCCGGCACACCTACCGGATGCGCAAGTTCGCCCGCTCCAACCACGGCACGTGCGCCAACCAGCGCCCGATCGTGGACTCGGGTCAGCGGGTCGAGGCCGGTCAGGTGATCGCCGACGGTCCGTGCACCGAGAACGGTGAGATGGCGCTGGGCAAGAACCTGCTCGTCGCCGTCATGCCGTGGGAGGGCCACAACTACGAGGACGCGATCATCCTCTCGCAGCGCCTGGTGGAGGAGGACGTCCTGACGTCCATCCACATCGAGGAGCACGAGATCGATGCGCGTGACACGAAGCTGGGCGCCGAGGAGATCACCCGGGACATCCCGAACGTCTCCGACGAGGTGCTGGCCGACCTCGACGAGCGCGGCATCGTCCGCATCGGCGCGGAGGTCCGCGACGGCGACATCCTGGTCGGCAAGGTCACGCCGAAGGGCGAGACGGAGCTGACTCCGGAGGAGCGCCTGCTGCGTGCCATCTTCGGCGAGAAGGCCCGCGAGGTCCGCGACACGTCGCTCAAGGTGCCCCACGGTGAGTCCGGCAAGGTCATCGGCGTCCGGGTGTTCTCCCGCGAGGACGACGACGAGCTGCCCGCCGGCGTGAACGAGCTGGTCCGCGTCTACGTGGCTCAGAAGCGCAAGATCTCCGACGGCGACAAGCTCGCCGGACGCCACGGCAACAAGGGCGTCATCGGCAAGATCCTGCCCGTCGAGGACATGCCCTTCATGCCCGACGGCACGCCGGTCGACATCATCCTGAACACCCACGGTGTCCCGCGTCGTATGAACATCGGCCAGATCCTGGAGACCCACCTCGGGTGGGTGGCCAAGGCCGGCTGGAACGTCGACGTCGCGAACGGCACCCCGGAGTGGGCGGGCAACATGCCCGAGCACATGCTCTCGGCGCCCGCCGACAGCATCGTCTCCACCCCGGTGTTCGACGGTGCGCGCGAGAACGAGCTGCAGGGCCTGCTGGGCTCGACGCTTCCGAACCGCGACGGCGACGTGATGGTCGACGCGGACGGCAAGTCGCAGCTGTTCGACGGACGTAGTGGCGAGCCGTTCCCGTACCCGGTGACGGTCGGCTACATGTACATCCTGAAGCTGCACCACCTGGTGGACGACAAGATCCACGCCCGCTCGACCGGTCCGTACTCGATGATCACCCAGCAGCCGCTCGGTGGTAAGGCGCAGTTCGGTGGTCAGCGGTTCGGTGAGATGGAGTGCTGGGCCATGCAGGCCTACGGCGCGGCGTACACGCTGCAGGAGCTCTTGACGATCAAGTCCGACGACACCGTCGGCCGCGTCAAGGTCTACGAGGCAATCGTCAAGGGCGAGAACATCCCCGAGCCGGGCATCCCCGAGTCGTTCAAGGTTCTGCTCAAGGAACTCCAGTCGCTGTGCCTCAACGTCGAGGTGCTCTCCAGCGAGGGCACCGCGATCGAGATGCGCGACACCGACGACGAGGACCTGGAGCGCGCTGCGGCGAACCTCGGAATCAATCTGTCCCGCAACGAGTCTCCGTCGGTCGAGGACCTGGCCTGA